From the Teredinibacter turnerae T7901 genome, one window contains:
- the rpsA gene encoding 30S ribosomal protein S1, producing MSESFAELFEESLQTIDMVPGTIVTGVVIDIDQDWVTVHAGLKSEGVIPAAQFLNEKGELDLSIGDEVQVALETVEDGFGETRLSREKAKRAESWKVLEAAHESEEVITGVINGKVKGGFTVDVAGIRAFLPGSLVDVRPVRETTHLEGKELEFKVIKLDQKRNNVVVSRRAVMEQTNTEEREELLATLQEGQAVKGIVKNLTDYGAFVDLGGVDGLLHITDMAWKRIKHPSEIVAVGDEIEVKVLKFDRERNRVSLGLKQLGEDPWAAITQRYPEGAKVKATITNLTDYGCFAEIEEGVEGLVHVSEMDWTNKNIHPSKVVNLGDEVEVMILDIDEERRRISLGIKQCQENPWDAFSNQYAKGDKITGKIKSITDFGIFIGLEGGIDGLVHLSDISWNEAGEEAVRKYKKGDELETVVLAIDPERERISLGIKQLDEDPFSVYVTNNDKGSIVNGTVKTVDAKEAVIALADDVEGTLKASEISRDKVEDARNALKEGDDVEAKITNVDRKNRTIILSIKAKDSDDEKQAIKDHSAKQAEIAAPTTLGDLIKAEMQSKEK from the coding sequence ATGAGCGAAAGCTTTGCAGAACTCTTTGAAGAGAGCTTACAAACGATAGATATGGTGCCAGGCACCATCGTAACCGGTGTTGTTATCGACATCGACCAAGATTGGGTAACTGTTCACGCAGGTCTCAAGTCTGAAGGCGTTATTCCCGCCGCACAATTCCTTAACGAAAAAGGCGAACTCGACCTCAGTATCGGTGACGAAGTTCAAGTCGCTCTGGAAACCGTAGAAGATGGTTTCGGTGAAACTCGCCTTTCTCGCGAAAAAGCCAAGCGTGCAGAGTCCTGGAAAGTTCTGGAAGCTGCTCACGAGTCTGAAGAAGTTATTACTGGTGTTATTAACGGCAAGGTTAAAGGTGGTTTCACTGTTGACGTTGCTGGCATTCGCGCGTTCTTGCCGGGCTCTCTGGTCGACGTACGTCCTGTACGTGAAACGACTCACCTGGAAGGCAAAGAGCTCGAGTTCAAAGTTATCAAGCTGGACCAAAAACGCAACAACGTGGTTGTATCCCGTCGTGCGGTTATGGAGCAAACCAACACTGAAGAGCGCGAAGAGCTGCTCGCTACTCTGCAAGAAGGTCAGGCAGTTAAAGGTATCGTTAAGAACCTTACCGATTACGGTGCCTTCGTTGACCTGGGCGGCGTAGACGGTCTGTTGCACATCACCGACATGGCTTGGAAGCGTATCAAGCATCCGAGCGAAATCGTTGCTGTTGGCGATGAAATCGAAGTTAAAGTGCTCAAGTTCGACCGCGAGCGCAACCGTGTTTCTCTTGGCCTCAAGCAATTGGGCGAAGATCCATGGGCCGCTATCACGCAGCGTTACCCAGAAGGTGCCAAGGTTAAAGCCACCATCACCAACCTTACCGACTACGGCTGTTTCGCTGAAATCGAAGAAGGTGTTGAAGGTCTGGTACACGTTTCCGAAATGGATTGGACCAACAAAAACATCCACCCAAGCAAGGTTGTAAACCTGGGCGACGAAGTGGAAGTGATGATTCTGGATATCGACGAAGAGCGTCGTCGTATTTCTCTGGGTATCAAGCAGTGTCAAGAAAATCCGTGGGATGCGTTCTCTAACCAGTACGCGAAAGGCGACAAGATCACCGGCAAAATCAAGTCGATCACCGACTTCGGTATCTTCATCGGCCTGGAAGGCGGTATTGATGGTCTGGTTCACCTGTCTGACATCAGCTGGAACGAAGCTGGCGAAGAAGCCGTACGCAAGTACAAGAAAGGCGACGAGCTGGAAACCGTTGTACTGGCAATTGATCCAGAGCGCGAGCGTATCTCCCTGGGTATCAAGCAGCTGGACGAAGATCCGTTCTCCGTATACGTAACCAACAACGATAAAGGCTCCATCGTTAACGGTACCGTTAAAACTGTTGACGCTAAAGAAGCGGTAATCGCTCTGGCCGACGACGTTGAAGGTACTCTGAAAGCCTCTGAAATCAGCCGCGACAAGGTGGAAGATGCCCGCAACGCGCTGAAAGAAGGCGACGACGTAGAAGCCAAAATCACCAACGTTGACCGTAAAAATCGTACGATCATCCTCAGCATCAAAGCCAAGGATTCAGACGACGAGAAGCAAGCGATCAAAGACCACAGCGCCAAGCAAGCAGAAATTGCAGCTCCTACTACGCTGGGCGACCTGATCAAAGCAGAAATGCAATCCAAAGAAAAATAA
- a CDS encoding four helix bundle protein: MKFKKLDVWKESARLCVEVYKNLGTLRDYGFRDQITRSALSIPSNIAKGSCAEISSRYT, translated from the coding sequence ATGAAGTTCAAAAAACTGGATGTTTGGAAGGAGAGCGCGCGTTTGTGCGTCGAGGTGTACAAAAACCTTGGCACTCTGCGGGATTACGGCTTTCGAGATCAGATTACTCGCTCCGCCCTCTCAATACCGTCAAATATCGCCAAAGGTTCATGCGCAGAAATATCATCCAGATATACATAG
- the lapB gene encoding lipopolysaccharide assembly protein LapB — protein sequence MSDPIVFVLLFAALAIGFSLGRLSRGPGRLPQQQSSSWLKRNYYVGLNQLLNDEPDAAVDTFISSLEVNSETLETHLALGALLRRRGETARAIRVHQNLLARPSLPRPQLQLAQLELGVDFLKAGLLDRAETLFKELADAKYTEKKVREKALIYLVELYRETSDWLDAIDVADRLTSRKFSSTADNWREMQAHFSCELAEKALANNQVLEARRLLRNAQRFDKQCARAQLMQAQIELNDGAAAAALGILKKLPYQSPQVISEALPLMRECYIALKSDRDYLQLLNDIHLAQPSLMLLWHLTCATEKLNGPEDACRVLYEGIAQYPEMVAVQTLLTLCTAQPASEQIPYEKLKPAITQILDNYFFYICTTCGFTAQANHWLCPSCRSWGKMGMAE from the coding sequence ATGTCCGACCCAATCGTCTTTGTTCTATTGTTTGCTGCCCTGGCAATAGGGTTCTCGTTAGGACGGCTGTCTCGCGGGCCCGGTCGCCTGCCGCAGCAGCAATCGTCCAGCTGGTTGAAGCGTAATTATTATGTTGGCCTTAACCAGTTGCTCAACGATGAGCCGGACGCCGCTGTCGATACCTTCATCAGCTCGCTGGAGGTCAACAGCGAAACGCTAGAGACGCATCTCGCGTTGGGCGCTTTGCTTCGTCGCCGGGGTGAAACTGCGCGGGCAATACGTGTCCATCAAAATCTGTTGGCGCGTCCAAGTCTGCCGCGCCCGCAATTGCAATTGGCCCAACTGGAACTGGGTGTTGATTTCCTTAAAGCGGGTTTGCTGGACAGGGCCGAGACTCTCTTCAAAGAGCTGGCAGACGCCAAATACACCGAAAAAAAAGTTCGCGAAAAAGCCCTGATCTACTTGGTGGAGTTATACCGGGAAACCAGTGACTGGCTCGATGCAATAGATGTTGCAGATCGCCTTACCAGCCGAAAATTCAGTTCCACTGCAGATAACTGGCGCGAGATGCAGGCGCACTTCAGCTGCGAGTTGGCCGAGAAAGCGCTGGCTAACAACCAGGTACTGGAAGCGCGTCGCCTGCTGCGCAATGCACAGCGTTTTGACAAACAGTGCGCCCGCGCTCAGCTAATGCAGGCGCAGATCGAACTCAACGATGGCGCCGCTGCTGCTGCACTTGGCATTCTTAAAAAGCTTCCCTACCAAAGTCCCCAGGTTATTTCTGAAGCCTTACCCCTCATGCGCGAATGCTATATCGCATTAAAGAGCGACCGCGACTATCTTCAACTGCTTAACGATATTCATTTGGCGCAACCCAGCCTTATGCTTCTGTGGCACCTGACCTGTGCCACGGAGAAGCTGAACGGCCCAGAGGATGCCTGCCGCGTATTGTACGAAGGAATTGCCCAGTACCCGGAAATGGTCGCTGTCCAAACCCTCCTCACCCTGTGCACCGCACAACCTGCCAGCGAACAGATCCCCTACGAAAAGCTCAAGCCCGCCATCACTCAAATTTTAGATAACTATTTCTTCTATATATGCACCACCTGCGGTTTCACCGCACAAGCCAATCACTGGCTCTGCCCGAGCTGTCGGAGTTGGGGGAAAATGGGGATGGCAGAGTGA
- a CDS encoding Wzz/FepE/Etk N-terminal domain-containing protein → MNDTDDRLLKIEQRLDSISIESINEKSAQNSEFIGEIDLIKLWESLWSGKFWLLGITALFILCGVLFSLSLPNMYESKGVYGISQDDGVAKNMSGQLGGLAAIAGINLGAGGQNKINHAVVLGQSWPFWDELIRTHNLKPLVFGVKEWDRARDKFVWDEDIYLVDEQKWIRKPPSGKEAEPSSYEVFDKIIDFVEIKFDASTGLLSIKVKHYSPHVAKEWVEMIVEKLNGDFRDRDIVKAEKNIGYLQEKIDETKIAELKTVFYNMVEAQTKTLMLARVDEDYLVEPVIMPMVAESPVSPVRKLIVVLFAVVGGMFSLLFLFVKNIFSKRY, encoded by the coding sequence ATGAATGATACTGATGATAGACTCCTTAAAATAGAACAACGACTAGATTCTATTTCGATTGAAAGCATAAACGAAAAGTCAGCTCAAAATTCAGAGTTTATAGGTGAGATTGACTTGATTAAATTGTGGGAATCACTCTGGAGCGGAAAATTTTGGCTATTAGGAATAACAGCTCTTTTTATTCTATGTGGGGTGTTGTTTTCACTTAGCCTTCCTAACATGTATGAAAGTAAAGGTGTGTACGGTATATCGCAGGATGATGGTGTAGCCAAAAATATGTCGGGCCAATTGGGTGGTTTAGCAGCTATTGCAGGTATTAACTTAGGTGCTGGTGGACAAAATAAAATAAATCATGCAGTAGTGCTAGGTCAATCTTGGCCATTCTGGGATGAGTTAATTCGCACTCATAATTTGAAACCCTTGGTGTTTGGTGTTAAAGAATGGGATCGTGCAAGAGACAAGTTTGTTTGGGATGAAGATATCTACTTGGTTGATGAACAAAAATGGATACGAAAGCCGCCTTCAGGCAAAGAAGCGGAACCAAGTTCGTATGAGGTGTTTGATAAAATAATTGATTTTGTAGAAATTAAATTTGACGCATCTACTGGGCTGCTATCTATCAAAGTCAAACATTATTCTCCTCATGTTGCCAAAGAGTGGGTAGAAATGATTGTTGAAAAACTAAATGGTGATTTTAGGGATAGGGATATTGTAAAGGCAGAAAAAAACATAGGCTATCTACAGGAAAAAATCGATGAAACCAAGATAGCTGAGCTAAAAACTGTCTTTTATAATATGGTTGAAGCGCAAACAAAAACGTTGATGCTAGCTAGGGTTGACGAAGATTATCTAGTTGAGCCTGTTATTATGCCGATGGTGGCTGAGTCGCCCGTATCACCTGTTAGGAAGTTGATTGTCGTTCTCTTTGCGGTTGTAGGGGGGATGTTTTCGCTACTTTTTTTGTTTGTTAAAAATATTTTTAGTAAAAGATATTAG
- the ihfB gene encoding integration host factor subunit beta — MTKSELIERIAERQDQLSAKDIELAVKLILEYMSQCLANGDRIEIRGFGSFSLHYRAPRTGRNPKTGESVELEGKFVPHFKPGKEMRDRVNESLEELP, encoded by the coding sequence ATGACAAAGTCAGAGCTGATAGAACGCATCGCTGAAAGGCAGGACCAACTCTCCGCAAAGGACATTGAGTTGGCGGTAAAGCTTATTCTTGAGTATATGTCCCAATGCCTGGCCAACGGCGATCGCATCGAAATCCGCGGCTTTGGCAGTTTCTCACTTCACTATCGTGCGCCGCGTACAGGCCGCAACCCTAAAACCGGTGAATCTGTCGAGCTGGAAGGTAAGTTTGTTCCCCACTTCAAGCCCGGTAAAGAAATGCGCGACCGTGTAAACGAGAGCCTGGAAGAGTTGCCATAA
- a CDS encoding mannose-1-phosphate guanylyltransferase/mannose-6-phosphate isomerase translates to MQENQSETRTVVPVILSGGSGTRLWPKSRKAYPKQLHKLYGDMTMLQHTMKRVQQFAPPIVVCNNDQRFMVASQIAEIDSRKAEIILEPCARNTAPAIAVAAYRAKQLYANPILVVLAADHLISDLNAFHGALEQAIVAAEQERLVAFGVIPHKPETGYGYIQSENATSASGSKIVQFVEKPDLATAQSYLAAGTYTWNSGMFVFPADLLLAEVASLGGDWLAQCEASLVNAETDLDFIRLAEPEFAQCENISIDYAVMEKTPKAWMVPLDAGWSDLGSWESLWESSAKDENGNAVFGDAFIKNCTGSLIHSEDRFVAAIGLENIAIIESDDALLVVNREATQDVKYVVDWLKQQDRNEFQHHRQVHRPWGSFDTLDAGKRFQVKRIEVKPGASISLQMHHHRAEHWVVVEGTALVQKGEKEQLLGENESIYIPLGEKHRLSNPGKLPLHLIEVRSGGYLGEDDIVRFQDAYGRAE, encoded by the coding sequence GTGCAGGAAAACCAATCAGAAACACGGACCGTTGTTCCGGTCATACTCTCCGGCGGCAGTGGCACTCGACTGTGGCCAAAATCCCGCAAGGCATACCCCAAACAGCTCCACAAACTCTACGGCGATATGACCATGCTTCAGCACACCATGAAGCGTGTGCAACAGTTTGCGCCGCCAATTGTGGTGTGTAACAACGATCAGCGTTTTATGGTGGCCAGCCAGATCGCAGAAATCGACTCCCGCAAAGCGGAAATTATTCTCGAACCCTGCGCCCGAAATACGGCTCCTGCAATCGCTGTCGCGGCTTATCGCGCTAAGCAGCTCTACGCAAACCCCATTCTGGTGGTGTTGGCTGCAGATCACCTTATTAGTGATCTCAATGCGTTTCACGGCGCCCTCGAACAGGCAATTGTGGCGGCTGAGCAAGAGCGCCTGGTTGCCTTTGGTGTAATTCCGCATAAGCCGGAAACCGGTTATGGCTATATACAAAGTGAGAATGCGACGTCCGCCAGCGGAAGCAAAATTGTTCAATTTGTAGAGAAGCCAGATCTCGCCACTGCACAATCTTATCTGGCAGCGGGTACCTACACCTGGAACAGCGGCATGTTTGTGTTTCCAGCAGATCTGCTGCTTGCCGAAGTGGCCAGTCTAGGCGGCGATTGGTTAGCGCAGTGTGAAGCATCGTTAGTTAACGCCGAAACCGATCTCGACTTTATTCGTCTCGCAGAGCCCGAGTTCGCGCAATGTGAAAATATCTCAATTGACTATGCTGTGATGGAGAAAACTCCAAAGGCCTGGATGGTGCCCCTGGATGCGGGTTGGAGCGACCTTGGCAGTTGGGAATCGCTGTGGGAGTCCAGCGCGAAGGACGAAAACGGTAATGCAGTATTTGGCGACGCGTTTATCAAAAACTGCACTGGCAGCCTAATCCACTCAGAAGATCGCTTTGTAGCCGCAATTGGCCTGGAGAATATCGCAATAATCGAGAGCGATGATGCCTTGCTGGTTGTCAATCGCGAAGCAACCCAGGACGTGAAATACGTGGTGGATTGGCTGAAGCAGCAGGATCGCAACGAGTTTCAGCATCACCGTCAGGTGCACCGCCCGTGGGGAAGCTTCGATACCCTCGATGCCGGCAAGCGTTTCCAGGTAAAACGAATAGAAGTAAAACCCGGCGCTAGTATTTCGTTGCAAATGCATCACCATCGCGCGGAACACTGGGTGGTAGTGGAAGGAACTGCACTCGTTCAAAAGGGCGAGAAGGAGCAGTTGCTCGGCGAAAATGAATCTATCTATATTCCTTTAGGGGAAAAGCACCGCCTGAGCAACCCCGGCAAACTGCCATTACACCTTATTGAGGTGCGCAGTGGTGGCTACCTGGGTGAAGACGACATTGTACGTTTTCAGGATGCCTACGGCAGAGCGGAATAA
- a CDS encoding four helix bundle protein, with translation MKFKKLDVWKESARLCVEVYKNLGTLRDYGFRDQITRSALSIPSNIAEGEERESLKDSIRFLNIAKGSTAELITQIYIGIEIGYVEQALGKDLLNKATTISHQLGALIRARKKRNTNQS, from the coding sequence ATGAAGTTCAAAAAACTGGATGTTTGGAAGGAGAGTGCGCGTTTGTGTGTCGAAGTGTACAAAAATCTTGGCACTCTGCGGGATTACGGCTTTCGAGATCAGATTACTCGCTCCGCTCTCTCTATACCGTCAAATATCGCGGAGGGAGAGGAGCGGGAAAGCCTCAAAGACTCCATAAGGTTTCTTAATATCGCCAAAGGCTCAACCGCAGAATTGATCACCCAGATATACATAGGGATCGAAATTGGATATGTGGAACAAGCGCTTGGCAAAGACCTGCTCAATAAAGCGACGACTATTTCACACCAACTCGGCGCCTTGATCAGAGCAAGAAAAAAACGGAACACAAACCAAAGCTAA
- a CDS encoding undecaprenyl-phosphate alpha-N-acetylglucosaminyl 1-phosphate transferase → MELGYIILAMSFVLAFAAVKLLQPVAEWAQLVDKPGGRKQHQGVIPLVGGLAIYASILLTTFLFIEQPIEIRLFLLAGGLIVFMGMVDDRYELSARFRLVGQFLISCIFVYALEVHFHSFGDLFGIGELNPGWLGYPLAVLSIMAAINAMNMMDGMDGLVGSIAMVSFIGLVALFGANGNTTFQYLCMAFIGSTGAFLIFNLWGARKPKRIGKIFMGDSGSMFMGLSLGVLLIYGSQGESAAFSPVTALWFVLLPITDMFTIMYRRVKRGRSPMAPDRTHIHHIILRAGFNAKQTLYIMLCVQGLFVVVGAVLHVYKAPDWFSFLGAIALVVFYQLLMKRSWRFIRWSKRRIFTAA, encoded by the coding sequence ATGGAACTAGGCTACATTATTTTGGCAATGTCTTTTGTACTCGCATTTGCCGCAGTAAAGTTACTTCAGCCTGTCGCCGAATGGGCGCAACTTGTCGACAAACCCGGCGGCCGTAAACAGCACCAAGGCGTTATTCCGTTAGTCGGTGGATTGGCTATTTATGCCAGTATTTTGCTAACCACCTTTCTCTTTATTGAGCAGCCAATAGAAATACGGCTTTTTCTATTGGCCGGTGGGCTAATCGTGTTTATGGGCATGGTCGACGACCGGTACGAACTCAGCGCGCGCTTTCGCCTAGTTGGCCAGTTCCTGATCTCCTGCATTTTTGTTTACGCTCTGGAGGTGCACTTCCATTCGTTTGGAGACTTGTTTGGTATTGGCGAGTTAAACCCCGGCTGGCTGGGCTACCCGCTGGCTGTACTCTCCATTATGGCGGCAATTAACGCCATGAACATGATGGATGGCATGGACGGCCTGGTAGGCTCCATCGCCATGGTTTCGTTTATTGGCCTGGTCGCGCTCTTCGGCGCAAATGGCAATACCACCTTCCAGTACCTGTGCATGGCCTTTATCGGCTCCACCGGCGCCTTCCTTATTTTTAACCTGTGGGGCGCCAGAAAACCCAAGCGCATCGGTAAAATATTTATGGGCGACTCCGGCAGCATGTTTATGGGGTTGTCGTTAGGGGTGTTGCTGATTTACGGCTCCCAAGGCGAGTCCGCTGCATTTAGCCCGGTTACAGCGCTCTGGTTTGTGCTGCTACCCATCACCGATATGTTTACCATCATGTACCGCCGAGTAAAACGCGGTCGCTCCCCCATGGCGCCAGACCGAACTCATATCCACCACATTATTCTGCGGGCCGGCTTTAACGCGAAACAAACTTTGTACATTATGCTGTGTGTACAGGGGTTGTTCGTGGTCGTAGGCGCAGTACTGCATGTGTATAAAGCGCCAGATTGGTTTTCGTTTCTAGGGGCAATAGCGCTGGTTGTGTTTTATCAGTTGTTGATGAAGCGGTCTTGGCGGTTTATTCGGTGGAGTAAGCGGCGAATTTTTACTGCGGCATAA